Proteins encoded within one genomic window of Setaria italica strain Yugu1 chromosome IV, Setaria_italica_v2.0, whole genome shotgun sequence:
- the LOC101779064 gene encoding uncharacterized protein LOC101779064, producing the protein MGEEKEKVVMEILEDDEKRSSENSVPSAVLDLNEGFGEGSDGGEVGEDADDDDVEEEEDYEGGSTSEVAGAGSSNSSSNHNSGSNMDHDMNSGSKGEGSSERAPAVRQYNRSKLPRLRWTPDLHMAFVHAVERLGGQERATPKLVLQMMNVRGLSIAHVKSHLQMYRSKKLDHESGHERAAISSVFSPMGFHMRRGDQRFHDMFFQRAAGSAISSRLLHAGGFFGSRNAVSPEASRLFGLLQRRQPTMQTFDFKNYSSLRNQEWTFSQHAAAAARAGAINDHGPARGLIHDMIFRKDGKPTSHLFDVRDAIASNRTSSAAAAGGATDHGGRIGSSDWIGSSSRPLSRTTSAAAASTGFALGSLHLLSKGMRGAAAGSNGYHPNGDANTTSSDPVVTREALGSRLETHLVEPKNPSKVIGEMRTGTPAKRTKASMEENGGGSGMPDLQLSLSPNVGGDADKAKKRKILSIALSEQEEVDSDKMLPLSLSLSLRGGDSGGEGSGGDAGRLEAETGSSSKKAVLGLSTLDLTMSIKALE; encoded by the exons atgggagaggagaaagagaaggTTGTGATGGAGATCCTGGAAGACGATGAGAAGAGATCTTCGGAGAACTCTGTACCATCTGCAGTTCTGGACCTCAACGAGGGCTTCGGCGAAGGGAGCGATGGAGGGGAAGTCGGCGAGGATGCTGACGACGAcgatgtggaggaggaggaggactaTGAAGGCGGTAGCACAAGTGAAGTTGCAGGAGCGGGTtcaagcaacagcagcagcaaccacaaTTCCGGGAGCAACATGGATCATGACATGAATAGCGGCAGTAAGGGGGAAGGCAGCAGCGAGAGGGCGCCGGCGGTGAGGCAGTACAACCGGTCCAAGCTTCCCCGGCTCCGGTGGACGCCAGACCTCCATATGGCGTTCGTCCACGCCGTGGAGAGGCTGGGCGGGCAAGAGA GAGCAACGCCAAAGCTGGTGCTTCAGATGATGAACGTGAGGGGGCTCAGCATTGCTCATGTAAAAAGTCACTTGCAG ATGTACAGAAGCAAGAAGCTCGACCATGAGTCCGGACACGAGAGAGCAGCCATCTCCTCGG TTTTCTCGCCCATGGGCTTCCACATGAGGAGAGGGGACCAGCGCTTCCATGACATGTTCTTCCAGCGAGCCGCCGGCTCGGCGATCTCCTCCCGGCTGCTCCACGCTGGCGGGTTCTTCGGGTCGAGGAATGCCGTCTCGCCGGAGGCCAGCAGGCTATTCGGGCTCCTCCAACGCCGGCAGCCCACCATGCAAACGTTTGACTTCAAGAACTACAGTAGCCTCAG GAACCAGGAGTGGACATTCAGCCAGcatgcggctgcggcggcgagggctGGCGCCATCAACGACCACGGCCCAGCGAGAGGGCTCATCCACGACATGATCTTCAGAAAGGACGGCAAGCCGACGTCGCATCTGTTCGACGTGCGGGATGCCATCGCCTCCAACCGGACTTCgtccgcggcggctgcgggcggcGCGACCGATCACGGCGGAAGAATCGGGAGCTCTGATTGGATCGGCAGCAGCTCCCGGCCCCTGTCTAGGACAACGTCGGCAGCCGCTGCTTCCACGGGCTTTGCGTTGGGCAGTCTCCATCTCCTGTCTAAGGGGATGAGAGGCGCCGCTGCTGGTAGCAACGGCTACCACCCCAACGGCGACGCCAACACGACGTCATCCGATCCCGTGGTGACGAGGGAAGCCCTAGGTTCCCGGCTCGAG ACGCACCTAGTAGAGCCCAAGAATCCGAGCAAAGTGATCGGCGAGATGCGCACGGGGACGCCAGCGAAGAGGACGAAGGCATCCATGGAGGAGAACGGTGGTGGTAGTGGGATGCCGGACTTGCAGCTAAGCTTGAGCCCCAACGTGGGAGGAGATGCCGACAAggccaagaagaggaagatcCTAAGCATAGCGTTAAGTGAGCAGGAGGAGGTGGATAGCGATAAGATGCTGCCACTCTCGCTCTCGCTGTCGCTCCGGGGCGGTgacagcggcggcgaggggagcggCGGGGATGCCGGGAGGTTAGAGGCAGAGACAGGTAGCAGCAGCAAGAAGGCCGTTCTGGGGCTGAGTACTTTGGATCTGACCATGTCGATCAAGGCATTGGAGTGA